A single region of the Streptomyces sp. NBC_00425 genome encodes:
- a CDS encoding GtrA family protein, protein MAHGSSGLKRLVHELAKFGAVGGAGLLVNLGVFNLVRHLTDLQVVRASVLATVVSIVFNYVGFRYFTYRDRDKGGRTRELTLFMAFSAVGLVIENGLLFTATYGFGWDSPLQNNVFKFVGIGVATLFRFWSYRTWVFRALPVTEPVSGAEPFRAVAEQARRPAPKASQRVG, encoded by the coding sequence ATGGCGCATGGTTCCTCGGGGCTGAAGAGGCTCGTCCACGAGCTGGCCAAGTTCGGAGCCGTGGGCGGCGCGGGACTGCTGGTCAACCTCGGCGTGTTCAACCTCGTCCGCCATCTCACCGATCTGCAGGTGGTGCGGGCGAGCGTGCTGGCGACCGTCGTGTCGATCGTCTTCAACTACGTGGGGTTCCGCTACTTCACCTATCGTGACCGCGACAAGGGCGGGCGCACGAGGGAACTGACGCTGTTCATGGCGTTCAGCGCGGTCGGCCTGGTCATCGAGAACGGGCTGCTGTTCACCGCGACGTACGGCTTCGGCTGGGACAGCCCGCTGCAGAACAACGTGTTCAAGTTCGTCGGCATCGGGGTCGCGACGCTGTTCCGGTTCTGGTCCTACCGCACGTGGGTCTTCCGGGCGCTGCCCGTGACGGAGCCCGTGTCCGGCGCGGAGCCGTTCCGCGCGGTGGCCGAGCAGGCCAGGAGGCCCGCGCCGAAGGCGTCGCAGCGGGTCGGCTGA
- a CDS encoding 5-(carboxyamino)imidazole ribonucleotide synthase has product MTFPVVGMVGGGQLARMTHEAGIPLGIRFKLLSDTPQDSAAQVVSDVVIGDYRDLDTLREFARGCDVITFDHEHVPTEHLRALEADGIPVRPGPDALVHAQDKGVMRARLDAIGVPCPRHRIVTDPADVAAFAAEGDGFPVVLKTVRGGYDGKGVWVVDSVDEAADPFRAGVPVLAEEKVDYVRELAANVVRSPHGQAVAYPVVESQQVGGVCDTVIAPAPGLDEALALRAEEMALSIAKELGVVGHLAVELFQTRDGRILVNELAMRPHNSGHWSMDGAITSQFANHVRAVLDLPLGDPRPRAPWTVMVNVLGGDYPDMYSAYLHCMARDPQLKIHMYGKDVKPGRKVGHVNTYGDDLDDVLERARHAAGYLRGTITE; this is encoded by the coding sequence GTGACGTTCCCGGTAGTCGGCATGGTCGGCGGGGGCCAGCTCGCTCGTATGACACACGAGGCGGGCATCCCGCTCGGCATCAGGTTCAAGCTCCTCAGTGACACCCCACAGGATTCCGCGGCGCAGGTCGTGAGCGATGTCGTCATCGGCGACTATCGCGATCTCGACACGCTCCGTGAGTTCGCACGCGGGTGCGACGTGATCACTTTCGATCACGAACACGTTCCCACCGAGCATCTCCGGGCGCTGGAGGCGGACGGCATCCCCGTCCGCCCGGGCCCCGACGCGCTGGTGCACGCCCAGGACAAGGGGGTGATGCGCGCCAGACTCGACGCGATCGGCGTCCCGTGCCCACGGCACCGGATCGTGACCGACCCGGCCGACGTGGCCGCCTTCGCGGCCGAGGGCGACGGCTTCCCGGTGGTCCTGAAGACCGTCCGCGGCGGTTACGACGGCAAGGGCGTGTGGGTCGTCGACTCCGTCGACGAGGCCGCGGACCCCTTCCGGGCCGGCGTCCCCGTCCTGGCCGAGGAGAAGGTCGACTACGTGCGCGAGCTCGCCGCCAACGTCGTGCGCTCCCCGCACGGCCAGGCGGTCGCGTACCCGGTCGTCGAGTCCCAGCAGGTCGGCGGCGTCTGCGACACCGTGATCGCCCCGGCCCCCGGCCTGGACGAGGCCCTCGCGCTGCGGGCCGAGGAGATGGCCCTCAGCATCGCCAAGGAACTGGGCGTCGTGGGCCACCTCGCGGTCGAGCTGTTCCAGACCCGCGACGGCCGCATCCTCGTCAACGAACTGGCGATGCGCCCGCACAACTCGGGCCACTGGTCGATGGACGGCGCGATCACCTCGCAGTTCGCCAACCACGTCCGCGCGGTCCTGGACCTCCCGCTCGGCGACCCGCGCCCGCGCGCCCCCTGGACGGTCATGGTCAACGTCCTCGGCGGCGACTACCCGGACATGTACTCCGCGTACCTGCACTGCATGGCCCGCGACCCCCAGCTGAAGATCCACATGTACGGCAAGGACGTGAAGCCCGGCCGCAAGGTCGGCCACGTCAACACCTACGGCGACGACCTGGACGACGTCCTCGAGCGGGCACGTCACGCAGCCGGTTACCTGAGAGGCACGATCACCGAATGA
- the purE gene encoding 5-(carboxyamino)imidazole ribonucleotide mutase → MSPVVGIVMGSDSDWPVMEAAAQALDEFEIAYEVDVVSAHRMPREMIAYGEQADGRGLKVIIAGAGGAAHLPGMLASVTPLPVIGVPVPLKYLDGMDSLLSIVQMPAGVPVATVSVGGARNAGLLAARILAAHDEELLARMREFQQELGEQATEKGKRLRAKVEGSNGFGFGK, encoded by the coding sequence ATGAGCCCTGTCGTAGGCATCGTCATGGGGTCGGACAGCGACTGGCCCGTCATGGAGGCCGCAGCCCAGGCCCTCGACGAGTTCGAGATCGCGTACGAGGTCGACGTCGTCTCGGCGCACCGCATGCCGCGCGAGATGATCGCGTACGGCGAGCAGGCGGACGGGCGCGGACTCAAGGTGATCATCGCGGGCGCCGGCGGCGCGGCCCACCTGCCCGGCATGCTCGCCTCCGTCACCCCGCTGCCGGTGATCGGCGTGCCCGTGCCCCTGAAGTACCTGGACGGCATGGACAGCCTGCTGTCCATCGTGCAGATGCCGGCCGGCGTGCCCGTCGCGACCGTCTCCGTCGGCGGCGCGCGCAACGCCGGCCTGCTGGCCGCCCGCATCCTCGCCGCGCACGACGAGGAGCTGCTCGCCCGGATGCGCGAGTTCCAGCAGGAGCTGGGCGAACAGGCCACCGAGAAGGGCAAGCGCCTGCGCGCCAAGGTCGAGGGTTCGAACGGCTTCGGCTTCGGGAAGTGA
- a CDS encoding dipeptidase, with translation MSEPTSLAAARELLREFPVADGHNDLPWALREQVRYDLDARDIAADQHAHLHTDIPRLRSGGVGAQYWSVYVRSDLPDAVPATLEQIDCVRRLVARHPRDLRAALTAADMEAARAEGRIASLMGAEGGHSIANSLGTLRGLYALGVRYLTLTHNDNVDWADSATDEPAVGGLTAFGREVVREMNREGMLVDLSHVAATTMRDALDATSAPVIFSHSSARAVCDHPRNVPDDVLERLPANGGMAMVTFVPKFVLQEAVDWTAAADDNMRDHGFHHLDTTPEAMKVHRAFEETHPRPIATVATVADHLDHMREVAGVDHLGIGGDYDGTAFTPEGLNDVSGYPRLIAELLDRGWSAADLAKLTWQNAVRVLGAAEDVARDLRTTRAASHATIGSLDG, from the coding sequence GTGAGCGAGCCGACCTCACTGGCCGCCGCCCGCGAGCTCCTGCGCGAGTTCCCGGTCGCCGACGGCCACAACGACCTGCCCTGGGCGCTGCGCGAACAGGTCCGCTACGACCTCGACGCCCGTGACATCGCCGCCGACCAGCACGCCCACCTGCACACCGACATCCCCCGGCTGCGCTCGGGCGGGGTCGGCGCGCAGTACTGGTCGGTGTACGTGCGCTCGGACCTGCCCGACGCGGTCCCGGCGACGCTGGAGCAGATCGACTGCGTCCGGCGGCTCGTCGCCCGCCACCCGCGCGACCTGCGTGCGGCGCTGACGGCCGCCGACATGGAGGCGGCGCGCGCGGAGGGCCGGATCGCCTCGCTGATGGGCGCGGAGGGCGGTCACTCCATCGCCAACTCGCTGGGCACGCTGCGCGGGCTGTACGCGCTCGGCGTGCGCTACCTGACGCTCACCCACAACGACAACGTGGACTGGGCGGACTCCGCGACCGACGAGCCGGCCGTCGGCGGGCTGACCGCCTTCGGCCGCGAGGTCGTGCGCGAGATGAACCGCGAGGGCATGCTGGTCGACCTCTCGCACGTGGCGGCGACCACCATGCGGGACGCGCTCGACGCGACGAGCGCGCCGGTGATCTTCTCCCACTCCTCCGCGCGCGCGGTCTGCGACCACCCGCGCAACGTCCCGGACGACGTCCTGGAGCGGCTGCCCGCCAACGGCGGCATGGCGATGGTGACGTTCGTGCCGAAGTTCGTCCTGCAGGAGGCGGTCGACTGGACGGCCGCGGCCGACGACAACATGCGCGACCACGGTTTCCACCACCTCGACACCACCCCCGAGGCGATGAAGGTGCACCGGGCCTTCGAGGAGACCCACCCCCGGCCGATCGCCACCGTCGCCACGGTCGCCGACCACCTCGACCACATGCGCGAGGTGGCCGGCGTCGACCATCTCGGCATCGGCGGCGACTACGACGGCACGGCCTTCACCCCCGAAGGGCTGAACGACGTCTCCGGGTACCCCCGCCTGATCGCGGAGCTCCTCGACCGCGGCTGGTCGGCCGCCGACCTCGCCAAGCTGACCTGGCAGAACGCGGTGCGCGTGCTGGGTGCGGCGGAGGACGTGGCCCGGGACCTGCGGACCACGCGCGCGGCGTCCCACGCGACGATCGGGTCGCTGGACGGCTGA
- a CDS encoding membrane dipeptidase, translating to MADLQDELRPLPEAGEPADEAQTAPSPAAPYTRGASGTGEFDAAAPKAVPEPESERERGPGPGPETERAREPEGSPLERARALLAAHPVADGYSGLPWALRHLPWYDLQLGESAVDTDVPRLREGHVGALLWSLHPPEGLAAERAVGATLEELDHARAVIAAHPEGLRLALSAGQVIDAHHCGRVAVVLGPATAAALDGSLGILRSLHTLGLRVLTLVGASWAGEAGLTRFGEEVVREMNRIGVLADLSGASDATIGRVLVLSKTPVLCTRSAARALRPHPGNLPDGLLAELGAAKGLCLVPLTAEQTGPSVRDVADHLDHVREIAGPDCVGLSGTYDSGAAHPQGLADASGYPHLIAELLGRGWPETDIALLTWGNMQRVLRTADFAARAARDRREPPTAGVAQLDGHQDA from the coding sequence ATGGCCGACCTCCAGGACGAACTGCGGCCTCTTCCCGAGGCCGGCGAGCCGGCCGACGAGGCGCAGACGGCCCCTTCCCCGGCCGCCCCGTACACCCGTGGGGCGAGCGGGACCGGCGAGTTCGACGCCGCCGCCCCGAAGGCCGTGCCGGAGCCGGAGTCCGAGCGGGAACGGGGACCGGGACCGGGGCCGGAGACCGAGCGGGCACGGGAGCCGGAGGGCAGCCCTTTGGAGCGCGCCCGGGCCCTCCTCGCCGCCCACCCCGTCGCCGACGGCTACAGCGGACTGCCGTGGGCCCTGCGGCACCTGCCCTGGTACGACCTCCAGCTCGGCGAGAGCGCCGTCGACACGGACGTGCCCCGGCTGCGGGAGGGCCATGTCGGCGCGCTGCTGTGGTCGCTGCATCCGCCCGAGGGCCTCGCCGCCGAACGGGCCGTCGGCGCGACCCTGGAGGAGCTGGACCACGCCCGGGCGGTGATCGCCGCCCATCCCGAGGGGCTGCGGCTGGCGCTCAGCGCCGGGCAGGTCATCGACGCCCACCACTGCGGCCGGGTGGCCGTCGTGCTGGGCCCGGCCACGGCCGCCGCGCTGGACGGCTCCCTCGGCATCCTGCGGTCGCTGCACACCCTCGGGCTGCGCGTCCTGACCCTCGTCGGCGCCTCGTGGGCGGGTGAGGCGGGGCTGACCCGGTTCGGCGAGGAGGTCGTGCGCGAGATGAACCGGATCGGGGTGCTGGCCGACCTCTCCGGCGCCTCCGACGCCACGATCGGCCGTGTGCTGGTGCTCTCCAAGACGCCGGTGCTGTGCACCCGCTCCGCCGCCCGCGCGCTGCGCCCGCACCCCGGCAACCTGCCCGACGGGCTGCTCGCCGAGCTGGGCGCGGCCAAGGGGCTGTGCCTGGTGCCGCTGACCGCCGAGCAGACCGGTCCGAGCGTCCGGGACGTGGCCGACCACCTCGACCACGTCCGCGAGATCGCCGGCCCGGACTGCGTCGGCCTGTCCGGCACCTACGACTCCGGCGCCGCCCACCCGCAGGGCCTCGCCGACGCCTCCGGCTACCCGCACCTGATCGCCGAGCTGCTGGGCCGAGGCTGGCCGGAGACCGACATCGCCCTGCTGACCTGGGGCAACATGCAGCGCGTCCTGCGCACGGCCGACTTCGCGGCCCGGGCAGCCCGTGACCGCCGGGAGCCGCCGACGGCGGGCGTCGCCCAGCTGGACGGCCACCAGGACGCCTGA
- a CDS encoding VOC family protein, whose translation MPPVARFRSVVLDCPDPRALAGFYAAVLGGSLDAGEGEEGEDDWIVLRVPDGPRIAFQQVAGYTPPEWPRADRNPQQFHLDLDGGATWEEMDAAHERVLALGARPLDLEDREKKDFLVYADPAGHPFCLCRIAHA comes from the coding sequence ATGCCGCCCGTAGCCCGTTTCCGTTCCGTCGTCCTCGACTGTCCCGATCCGCGCGCGCTCGCCGGGTTCTACGCGGCGGTCCTGGGCGGCTCCCTGGATGCCGGGGAGGGCGAGGAGGGCGAGGACGACTGGATCGTCCTGCGCGTCCCCGACGGACCCAGGATCGCCTTCCAGCAGGTGGCGGGGTACACCCCGCCGGAGTGGCCGCGCGCGGACCGCAACCCGCAGCAGTTCCACCTGGACCTCGACGGCGGCGCCACCTGGGAGGAGATGGACGCCGCCCACGAGCGGGTGCTGGCACTGGGCGCCCGTCCGCTGGATCTGGAGGACCGGGAGAAGAAGGACTTCCTGGTGTACGCCGACCCGGCCGGGCATCCGTTCTGCCTCTGCCGCATCGCACACGCGTGA
- a CDS encoding VOC family protein, with the protein MALAELGVVVLDCPDPRALAGFYAEVLGGSTEGDGDWVDLKLPDGRSLAFQAAPGFTPPAWPAPEHSQQFHLDLTVDDLDAAERGVLALGAKPLDAEDRSRGWRVYADPAGHPFCLCSC; encoded by the coding sequence ATGGCTCTCGCCGAACTGGGCGTCGTCGTTCTGGACTGTCCCGACCCGCGCGCGCTGGCCGGTTTCTACGCCGAGGTGCTGGGCGGCAGCACGGAGGGCGACGGCGACTGGGTCGATCTCAAGCTGCCCGACGGCCGGTCGCTGGCCTTCCAGGCCGCCCCCGGGTTCACTCCGCCCGCCTGGCCCGCGCCCGAGCACTCGCAGCAGTTCCACCTGGATCTGACGGTGGACGACCTGGACGCGGCCGAGCGCGGCGTGCTCGCCCTCGGCGCGAAGCCGCTGGACGCCGAGGACCGCTCGCGCGGCTGGCGTGTGTACGCCGATCCGGCCGGGCACCCGTTCTGCCTGTGCTCGTGCTGA
- a CDS encoding CGNR zinc finger domain-containing protein has translation MSERSAAPGALALVESLVNTLDIESGADTLDTAEGRARFGIAEGEAAHARELRESLRAALLAHAGHPPHRAVTPLSDLLAAAPLLVTVDAHDGSARLDPAAVGTPLLARTAAAVAQALVEGTWTRLKACEAVTCHWAYYDRSPAGRGRWCSMQVCGARAKMRRYRSK, from the coding sequence ATGAGTGAGCGATCGGCCGCGCCCGGCGCCCTGGCTTTGGTCGAGTCCCTGGTGAACACGCTGGACATCGAGTCCGGCGCCGACACGCTGGACACCGCGGAGGGCCGGGCGAGGTTCGGGATCGCCGAAGGCGAGGCGGCGCACGCCCGCGAGCTCCGGGAGTCCCTGCGCGCCGCCCTGCTGGCCCACGCCGGCCATCCGCCGCACCGCGCGGTGACCCCGCTGAGCGACCTGCTCGCCGCGGCGCCCCTGCTGGTGACGGTCGACGCCCACGACGGCTCGGCCCGACTCGACCCCGCGGCGGTCGGGACCCCGCTGCTCGCCCGTACGGCGGCCGCCGTGGCGCAGGCGCTCGTCGAGGGCACCTGGACCCGGCTGAAGGCCTGCGAGGCCGTCACCTGCCACTGGGCGTACTACGACCGCAGCCCGGCCGGCCGGGGCCGCTGGTGCTCGATGCAGGTCTGCGGGGCCCGCGCCAAGATGCGCCGGTACCGGTCGAAGTAG
- a CDS encoding UDP-glucose dehydrogenase family protein has protein sequence MALNITVIGTGYLGATHAAAMAELGFEVLALDVVREKIEMLERGETPMYEPGLEELLRRHVAGFEGSSGRLRFTQDWAEVGAFGDVHFVCVNTPQKHGEYACDMSYVESALASLAPHLTRPALVVGKSTVPVGSADRLARMIAELAPAGEDAELAWNPEFLREGFAVQDTLHPDRIVVGVRSERAEALLRQVYETPVGEGSPFVVTDFPTAELVKTSANSFLATKISFINAMAEVCEAADGDVAKLAEAIGYDDRIGKKFLRAGIGFGGGCLPKDIRAFMARAGELGADQALTFLREIDSINMRQRGRMVELARQALGGGSFLGRRIAVLGATFKPDSDDVRDSPALNVAGQIHLQGGQVTVYDPKGMENARRLFPTLGYAPSALDAVRGADAVLHLTEWREFRELDPAALGEVATTRLILDGRNALDPELWRKAGWTYRGMGRPTA, from the coding sequence ATGGCCCTCAACATCACCGTGATCGGCACCGGCTATCTCGGCGCCACGCACGCCGCGGCCATGGCCGAGCTGGGATTCGAGGTGCTCGCTCTCGACGTGGTGCGCGAGAAGATCGAGATGCTCGAGCGCGGTGAGACGCCCATGTACGAGCCGGGTCTGGAGGAGCTGCTGCGCCGGCACGTCGCCGGGTTCGAGGGTTCCAGCGGCCGGCTGCGGTTCACCCAGGACTGGGCCGAGGTGGGGGCGTTCGGCGACGTCCACTTCGTCTGCGTCAACACGCCCCAGAAGCACGGCGAGTACGCGTGCGACATGTCGTACGTCGAGTCCGCCCTCGCCTCCCTCGCCCCGCATCTGACGCGGCCCGCGCTGGTCGTCGGCAAGTCGACCGTGCCGGTGGGCTCCGCGGACCGGCTGGCCCGCATGATCGCCGAACTCGCGCCGGCCGGTGAGGACGCCGAGCTCGCCTGGAACCCGGAGTTCCTGCGGGAGGGCTTCGCGGTGCAGGACACCCTGCACCCGGACCGGATCGTCGTCGGCGTGCGCAGCGAGCGGGCCGAGGCGCTGCTGCGGCAGGTGTACGAGACGCCCGTCGGGGAGGGTTCCCCGTTCGTCGTCACGGACTTCCCCACGGCCGAGCTGGTCAAGACGTCCGCGAACTCCTTCCTCGCCACCAAGATCTCCTTCATCAACGCCATGGCGGAGGTGTGCGAGGCCGCCGACGGCGACGTCGCCAAGCTGGCCGAGGCGATCGGGTACGACGACCGGATCGGCAAGAAGTTCCTGCGGGCGGGGATCGGCTTCGGCGGCGGCTGTCTGCCCAAGGACATCCGCGCCTTCATGGCCCGGGCCGGTGAGCTCGGCGCCGACCAGGCGCTGACCTTCCTGCGCGAGATCGACTCGATCAACATGCGCCAGCGGGGGCGGATGGTGGAGCTCGCGCGGCAGGCGCTCGGCGGCGGGTCGTTCCTGGGCCGGCGGATCGCCGTGCTCGGCGCCACCTTCAAGCCCGACTCGGACGACGTCCGGGACTCCCCCGCGCTGAACGTGGCCGGGCAGATCCATCTGCAAGGCGGTCAGGTCACGGTGTACGACCCGAAGGGGATGGAGAACGCCCGCCGGCTCTTCCCCACCCTCGGTTACGCCCCCTCGGCGCTCGACGCCGTGCGGGGCGCCGACGCGGTGCTGCATCTCACGGAGTGGCGGGAGTTCCGCGAGCTGGACCCGGCGGCGCTCGGCGAGGTGGCGACGACCCGGCTGATCCTCGACGGACGCAACGCGCTCGACCCCGAGCTGTGGCGCAAGGCCGGCTGGACCTACCGGGGTATGGGCCGCCCGACGGCCTGA
- a CDS encoding acyl-CoA dehydrogenase, with translation MAGSADFDLYRPSEEHDMLRDAIRSLSEAKIAPFAAAVDEEARFPQEALDALVASDLHAVHVPEEYGGAGADALATVIVIEEVARVCVSSSLIPAVNKLGSLPVILSGSEDLKKRYLSPLAKGDAMFSYALSEPDAGSDAAGMKTKAVRDGDHWILNGVKRWITNAGVSDYYTVMAVTDPTKRSKGISAFVVEKSDPGVSFGAPEKKLGIKGSPTREVYFDNVRIPADRMIGEEGTGFATAMKTLDHTRITIAAQALGVAQGAFDYAKGYVQERKQFGKAIADFQGIQFMLADMAMKIEAARQLTYAAAAKSERLDSDLTFQGAAAKCFASDVAMEVTTDAVQLLGGYGYTRDYPVERMMRDAKITQIYEGTNQVQRIVMARNLP, from the coding sequence TTGGCCGGATCGGCTGATTTCGACCTGTACCGCCCGTCCGAGGAGCACGACATGCTCCGCGACGCGATCCGTTCGCTCTCCGAGGCGAAGATCGCGCCGTTCGCCGCCGCGGTGGACGAGGAGGCACGCTTCCCGCAGGAGGCGCTGGACGCGCTGGTGGCCAGCGACCTGCACGCCGTGCACGTCCCCGAGGAGTACGGCGGCGCGGGCGCCGACGCCCTCGCGACGGTCATCGTGATCGAGGAGGTGGCCCGCGTCTGCGTGTCCTCCTCGCTGATCCCCGCGGTCAACAAGCTGGGCTCGCTCCCGGTGATCCTCTCCGGGTCCGAGGACCTGAAGAAGAGGTACCTGTCGCCGCTCGCCAAGGGCGACGCGATGTTCTCGTACGCGCTCTCCGAGCCGGACGCGGGCTCGGACGCCGCCGGGATGAAGACGAAGGCGGTCCGCGACGGCGACCACTGGATCCTCAACGGCGTGAAGCGCTGGATCACCAACGCCGGCGTGAGCGACTACTACACGGTCATGGCCGTGACGGACCCGACGAAGCGCTCCAAGGGCATCTCCGCGTTCGTCGTCGAGAAGTCCGACCCGGGGGTCTCCTTCGGCGCCCCGGAGAAGAAGCTCGGCATCAAGGGCTCCCCGACCCGCGAGGTCTACTTCGACAACGTCCGCATCCCGGCCGACCGCATGATCGGCGAGGAGGGCACGGGCTTCGCGACGGCGATGAAGACGCTCGACCACACCCGCATCACGATCGCCGCGCAGGCGCTCGGCGTCGCCCAGGGCGCCTTCGACTACGCCAAGGGCTACGTCCAGGAGCGCAAGCAGTTCGGCAAGGCCATCGCCGACTTCCAGGGCATCCAGTTCATGCTCGCCGACATGGCGATGAAGATCGAGGCCGCCCGTCAGCTGACGTACGCGGCGGCGGCCAAGTCCGAGCGCCTGGACTCCGACCTCACCTTCCAGGGCGCGGCCGCCAAGTGCTTCGCCTCGGACGTGGCGATGGAGGTCACCACGGACGCCGTCCAGCTCCTCGGCGGCTACGGCTACACCCGTGACTACCCGGTCGAGCGGATGATGCGCGACGCGAAGATCACGCAGATCTACGAGGGCACGAACCAGGTCCAGCGCATCGTCATGGCGAGGAACCTGCCGTAG
- a CDS encoding acyl-CoA thioesterase: MTDQVTAADSGSTPDIPGKPTSASRTTLSHIMTHADTNLLGTVHGGVIMKLVDDAAGAVAGRHSGGPAVTASMDEMAFLEPVRVGDLVHVKAQVNWTGRTSMEVGVRVMAERWNESAPATQVGSAYLVFAAVDADGKPRTVPPVLPETERDERRFQEAQIRRTHRLARRRAIMELRERRIAEGFGD, encoded by the coding sequence ATGACAGACCAGGTCACCGCAGCGGACTCGGGCAGCACCCCGGACATCCCGGGCAAGCCCACGTCGGCGTCCCGCACCACTCTCAGCCACATCATGACCCACGCCGACACCAACCTCCTGGGCACGGTGCACGGCGGTGTGATCATGAAACTCGTCGACGACGCGGCGGGCGCCGTGGCCGGACGGCACTCCGGGGGCCCCGCCGTCACCGCGTCCATGGACGAGATGGCGTTTCTGGAGCCGGTCCGGGTGGGTGACCTCGTCCATGTGAAGGCCCAGGTCAACTGGACCGGCCGGACCTCGATGGAGGTCGGCGTACGGGTCATGGCCGAACGCTGGAACGAGTCCGCCCCGGCCACCCAGGTCGGCTCGGCCTACCTGGTCTTCGCCGCCGTCGACGCCGACGGCAAGCCGCGCACGGTCCCGCCGGTGCTCCCCGAGACGGAACGCGACGAACGCCGCTTCCAGGAGGCCCAGATCCGCCGCACCCACCGCCTGGCCCGCCGCCGCGCGATCATGGAACTGCGCGAGCGCCGGATCGCGGAGGGCTTCGGCGACTGA
- a CDS encoding LCP family protein has product MNDWPEGWSDRDRGNRYGGGSANAQPESPRVMRQVRRGPAAPPQGAGVPPQPSYVNGQGYGDYTDARQTGYDSGYNTGQVYGGDSGDSGGTGGYAGGEPRPAPNWRRRIKWTAITVVTVLVVTTVGTYFWADGKLKREVDLSKVIDRPEGGDGTNYLIVGSDSREGMSAEEKKKLHTGSAEGKRTDSMMILHVGSNGDTLISLPRDSDVELPTFVGSESGKTYKGTGRHIKLNAAYATDGPELLVRTIEFNTGLRIDHYVEIGFAGFASIVDAVGGVEITIDKAFKDKYSGADFQAGKQKLNGEEALAFVRTRHAFAASDLQRTKNQQKFLAALAHEVATPGTVLNPFKLYPTMSAGLDSLIVDKDMGLYDLGSMFFAMKGVNGGDGTSLNMPISGSSGGNLVWDKTKVKQLVNELNNDEKVTVTGN; this is encoded by the coding sequence ATGAACGATTGGCCCGAGGGATGGTCCGACAGGGACCGCGGCAACCGGTACGGCGGCGGCAGCGCGAACGCGCAGCCCGAGAGCCCGCGTGTCATGCGGCAGGTCCGCCGCGGTCCGGCCGCGCCGCCGCAGGGCGCCGGCGTCCCGCCGCAGCCGTCGTACGTCAACGGCCAGGGATACGGCGACTACACCGACGCCCGGCAGACCGGGTACGACAGCGGCTACAACACGGGCCAGGTCTACGGCGGCGACTCCGGCGACTCCGGGGGGACCGGCGGATACGCCGGCGGTGAGCCGCGCCCCGCGCCGAACTGGCGCCGCCGCATCAAGTGGACGGCGATCACCGTCGTGACCGTGCTGGTCGTGACGACGGTGGGCACCTACTTCTGGGCCGACGGCAAGCTGAAGCGCGAGGTCGACCTGTCGAAGGTCATCGACCGGCCCGAGGGCGGCGACGGCACGAACTACCTGATCGTCGGCTCCGACAGCCGTGAGGGCATGTCCGCCGAGGAGAAGAAGAAGCTGCACACCGGCTCCGCCGAGGGCAAGCGCACCGACTCCATGATGATCCTGCACGTCGGGTCGAACGGCGACACGCTGATCTCGCTGCCGCGCGACTCCGACGTCGAGCTTCCGACGTTCGTCGGCTCCGAGTCCGGCAAGACGTACAAGGGCACCGGCCGGCACATCAAGCTGAACGCCGCGTACGCCACCGACGGCCCCGAGCTGCTGGTGCGCACGATCGAGTTCAACACCGGCCTGCGCATCGACCACTACGTCGAGATCGGCTTCGCCGGCTTCGCGAGCATCGTGGACGCGGTCGGCGGCGTCGAGATCACCATCGACAAGGCCTTCAAGGACAAGTACTCGGGCGCCGACTTCCAGGCGGGCAAGCAGAAGCTGAACGGTGAGGAGGCGCTGGCCTTCGTCCGCACCCGGCACGCGTTCGCCGCGTCCGACCTGCAGCGCACCAAGAACCAGCAGAAGTTCCTCGCGGCCCTCGCCCATGAGGTGGCGACCCCGGGCACGGTCCTGAACCCCTTCAAGCTGTACCCGACGATGAGCGCCGGACTGGACTCGCTGATCGTCGACAAGGACATGGGTCTGTACGACCTCGGGTCCATGTTCTTCGCGATGAAGGGCGTCAACGGCGGCGACGGCACCTCGCTGAACATGCCGATCTCCGGCTCCTCCGGCGGCAACCTCGTCTGGGACAAGACGAAGGTCAAGCAGCTGGTGAACGAGCTGAACAACGACGAGAAGGTCACCGTCACCGGCAACTGA
- a CDS encoding four-helix bundle copper-binding protein, which translates to MTRPGTMNAMSSQMQDCVEACMSCHSMCEETMSSCMQMGGQAQMQIMRALLDCSETTRMCADMMMRRSPMSTEMCAMCAKACDMCAEACTAMPDDPQMMRCAESCRRCAEMCRTMAGAAM; encoded by the coding sequence ATGACCCGGCCCGGAACCATGAACGCCATGAGCAGCCAGATGCAGGACTGCGTCGAGGCCTGCATGTCCTGCCACAGCATGTGCGAGGAGACCATGAGCTCCTGCATGCAGATGGGCGGCCAGGCCCAGATGCAGATCATGCGCGCGCTGCTGGACTGCTCCGAGACGACCCGTATGTGCGCCGACATGATGATGCGGCGCTCGCCCATGTCGACCGAGATGTGCGCGATGTGCGCCAAGGCGTGCGACATGTGCGCCGAGGCGTGTACGGCCATGCCGGACGATCCCCAGATGATGCGCTGCGCGGAGTCCTGTCGCCGCTGCGCCGAGATGTGCCGCACGATGGCGGGCGCCGCCATGTGA